A DNA window from Vigna unguiculata cultivar IT97K-499-35 chromosome 10, ASM411807v1, whole genome shotgun sequence contains the following coding sequences:
- the LOC114166988 gene encoding LOW QUALITY PROTEIN: uncharacterized protein LOC114166988 (The sequence of the model RefSeq protein was modified relative to this genomic sequence to represent the inferred CDS: deleted 2 bases in 1 codon; substituted 2 bases at 2 genomic stop codons), with protein sequence MPPKPNQVVVRDLVEEAKKRIVILVVCVVGISYLMSLTSSSVWVNLPAAASLIIILRYLSLDFEMKRKAAAYNNKAGSINVQSSKKSMENPKVVAKFEWRTKVNSPVVEDAIDHFTRHLISEWVTDLWYSRLTPDKEGPEELVQIVNGVLGEISGRMRNINLIDFLIRDLVNIICTHLELFRAAHSKIGKHHTGPLTIESRDMELKIVLAAENKLHPALFSAEAEHKVLQHLMTGLMHSTFKSEDLQCSFFRYTVRELLACAVIRPVLNLANPRFLNERIESVVVNKTKVNKGVTAAQEASHTKEDELQLSSHDFSKTSDPSVTGVELVQLKNGQSRNVHTSAEQNARDNTIKDPLLSVSVDTRTSRTWSSLSANPQTNGDQSVQRHRSGGEWGDILDVISRRKTQALAPEHFENVWTKGKNYKKKMVRTSQMSMSHSILWLGNCQRXTTXAISGPKQMDTNSKLIPPKGRTINSGHSRQSSVENTSIHVDKNGSSSVTSYKDNESVTSYKDDENIHIYGHLSDSESSTSYTSEDDESSTVTGLDSPVTKVWDGRSNRKQAVSHVHHPLENFDNHRAKKRNKSHSRYSGLSRAQSGNKRSWSGVHKMQTWQEVERTSFLSGDGQDILNASKSHVDSEESSDDGDIESLGRLYSGAAASSSAHSISKTEPSSFPVTPLKSSSGVDSFYKLRCEVLGANIVKSGSKTFAVYSISVTDINNNSWSIKRRFRHFEELHRRLKEFSEYNLHLPPKHFLSTGLDVPVIQERCELLDKYLKKLMQLPIVSESIEVWDFLSVDSQTYIFSNSFSIMETLSAGLDAKPFEKTKNTSHFSAPANDPVSFRRENCSAESKESVMKGKNNVEADELRSKVNSMPLSLPKKNTHQRIKSFDNSGGNTDILAQKSAPSPNNLQKTVKGRDSSDEVSEVHRDTSDAFPTEWVPPNLSVPILDLVDVILQVQDGGWIRRKAFWVAKQVLQLGMGDAFDDWLIEKIQLLRKGSVIASGVKRVEQILWPDGIFITKHPNRRPPPPPRSPPQNSPGGNQTTQVSSPRLEDEQKREADRRAKFVYELMIDHAPPAIVGLVGRKEYEQCAGDLYFFLQSSVCLKQLAYDILELLLTSAFPELDHIFKQLHDEKHKFGEFRTQ encoded by the exons ATGCCGCCGAAGCCGAACCAGGTGGTAGTGAGAGACCTCGTCGAGGAAGCCAAAAAACGGATCGTCATCCTCGTCGTATGCGTCGTAGGAATCTCCTATCTCATGTCAT TGACAAGCTCGTCAGTTTGGGTTAACTTGCCAGCTGCAGCCTCCTTGATTATTATTCTCCGCTATTTGTCGTTAGATTTCGAAATGAAGAGAAAAGCTGCAGCATACAACAATAAAGCAGGCTCCATCAATGTTCAGTCTTCAAAGAAGTCTATGGAAAATCCTAAAGTTGTTGCAAAGTTTGAATGGAGAACAAAAGTCAATTCTCCTGTCGTCGAGGATGCAATTGATCACTTCACCAGACATTTAATTTCTGAGTGGGTGACAGATCTTTGGTATTCTCGTTTAACACCAGACAAAGAGGGTCCTGAGGAGTTAGTGCAAATAGTTAATGGTGTTCTTGGGGAAATTTCAGGACGCATGAGAAACATAAATTTGATAGATTTTTTAATAAG GGATcttgttaatattatttgcaCACACTTGGAGCTGTTTCGTGCTGCCCATTCAAAGATTGGAAAACATCATACTGGTCCATTAACAATCGAAAGTCGAGACATGGAACTAAAAATTGTTTTGGCTGCTGAGAACAAATTGCATCCTGCATTATTTTCTGCAGAAGCTGAACATAAG GTTTTGCAGCATCTGATGACCGGTCTTATGCATTCTACTTTCAAGTCTGAGGATTTGCAGTGTTCTTTCTTTCGATATACTGTCAGGGAGCTTCTTGCATGTGCTGTAATACGGCCTGTCCTAAACTTAGCAAATCCAAG ATTTCTTAATGAGAGAATTGAATCCGTAGTGGTTAACAAGACCAAGGTTAACAAGGGAGTTACTGCAGCTCAAGAGGCATCTCACACTAAAGAAGATGAGTTACAGCTATCCTCTCATGATTTCTCCAAGACTTCAGATCCTTCTGTTACTGGTGTTGAGCTTGTGCAGCTAAAAAATGGTCAATCCAGAAATGTACATACATCTGCAGAACAAAATGCTCGTGATAATACTATTAAAGATCCATTACTTTCAGTTTCAGTTGATACTCGAACTTCCCGTACATGGAGCTCATTGTCTGCaaacccccaaactaatggtgACCAAAGTGTTCAAAGACATCGTTCAGGAGGAGAGTGGGGAGATATTTTAGATGTCATCTCTCGCAGAAAGACCCAAGCTCTTGCTCCAGAACATTTTGAGAATGTGTGGACCAAAGggaaaaattacaagaaaaagaTGGTGAGAACCAGTCAAATGAGCATGTCACACAGCATCCTGTGGTTGGGAAATTGCCAAAGGTAGACCACATG AGCAATATCTGGACCCAAGCAAATGGATACTAATTCCAAGCTTATTCCCCCAAAGGGACGCACCATTAATTCTGGACACAGTAGACAATCATCTGTGGAAAATACATCCATTCATGTGGACAAGAATGGATCAAGTTCAGTTACCTCATATAAAGACAATGAATCAGTTACGTCATACAAAGACGATGAGAACATCCACATTTATGGACATCTAAGTGATTCAGAGAGCAGTACATCTTATACTTCTGAAGATGATGAAAGTAGTACTGTCACTGGTCTTGATTCCCCTGTCACTAAGGTTTGGGATGGAAGAAGTAATAGAAAGCAGGCAGTTTCTCATGTTCATCACCCACTTGAAAATTTTGACAATCACAGGGCAAAGAAAAGGAATAAGAGCCATTCTCGCTATTCAGGACTATCCAGAGCCCAATCTGGGAATAAAAGGTCTTGGTCAGGTGTTCACAAAATGCAAACGTGGCAGGAAGTTGAGAGGACAAGCTTTTTATCTGGTGATGGTCAGGACATACTTAATGCTTCAAAATCACATGTAGATTCTGAGGAGTCCAGTGATGATGGTGATATTGAAAGTTTGGGCAGACTTTATAGTGGAGCAGCAGCCTCTTCTTCTGCCCACTCTATTTCTAAAACAGAACCTAGTAGTTTTCCTGTTACTCCCCTGAAAAGTTCCTCGGGGGTAGATTCCTTTTACAAGTTGAGATGTGAG GTCTTAGGTGCAAATATTGTGAAGAGTGGCTCCAAAACCTTTGCTGTGTACTCCATATCCGTTAcagatattaataataacagtTGGTCAATTAAAAGAAG gtttcGTCATTTCGAGGAGCTACATAGACGCCTGAAAGAGTTCTCTGAGTATAATCTTCATTtgccaccaaaacattttctgtCAACTGGTTTAGATGTACCAGTCATTCAAGAGCGGTGTGAATTactggataaatatttgaag AAACTTATGCAACTACCAATAGTTTCGGAATCAATTGAAGTGTGGGACTTTCTCAGTGTCGATTCTCAG ACTTACATATTCTCGAATTCTTTTTCTATCATGGAAACACTATCAG CTGGCTTGGATGCCAAGCCATTTGAGAAGACTAAAAACACTTCTCACTTTTCTGCACCTGCAAATGATCCTGTGTCTTTCCGGAGAGAAAACTGTAGTGCTGAAAGTAAAGAGTCAGTtatgaaaggaaaaaataatgTTGAGGCCGATGAATTGAGGTCAAAAGTAAACAGCATGCCTCTTTCGCTACCAAAAAAGAATACACATCAACGTATAAAGTCCTTTGACAATTCTGGTGGCAATACGGATATTCTAGCACAAAAGAGTGCACCTTCTCCCAATAACTTGCAAAAGACAGTGAAAGGAAGAGATAGTTCGGATGAGGTTTCTGAAGTGCACCGTGATACTTCTGATGCTTTTCCAACAGAG TGGGTGCCGCCAAATTTGAGTGTACCTATATTGGATTTGGTTGACGTTATCTTACAGGTTCAAGATGGTGGATGGATTAG GAGGAAGGCTTTTTGGGTTGCTAAACAAGTCTTACAACTAGGAATGGGTGACGCATTTGATGACTGGTTGATTGAGAAAATCCAGCTTCTTCGAAAGGGATCAGTGATTGCTTCAGGGGTCAAGCGAGTAGAGCAA ATACTCTGGCCTGATGGAATATTCATAACCAAGCATCCAAATagacgaccaccaccaccacctagAAGCCCACCTCAAAATTCTCCTGGTGGTAATCAAACTACACAAGTATCTTCTCCTAGGTTGGAAGATGAACAGAAACGGGAGGCAGATCGGCGTGCAAAATTTGTATATGAGCTAATGATAG ATCATGCACCACCAGCAATTGTAGGTCTTGTTGGTCGGAAGGAGTATGAGCAATGTGCTGGAGATCTATATTTTTTCCTTCAG TCATCCGTTTGCTTGAAGCAGCTGGCTTATGACATCCTTGAGCTGCTTCTTACGTCGGCATTTCCAGAGCTTGATCATATTTTCAAGCAGCTGCACGACGAAAAGCATAAATTTGGTGAGTTCAGAACACAGTAA